The Antechinus flavipes isolate AdamAnt ecotype Samford, QLD, Australia chromosome 4, AdamAnt_v2, whole genome shotgun sequence genomic interval AGGCCCTGGCCCAGCTCCAGCATGGATCCCCGGCGAAGGCCCGGCGGGCCCTCCTCGATGCTATCGCCCTGGGCCTGGATGGGTCCCTCCCAGAGGGGCTGCCGGTGAAGACCCTCGATGATGAAGAGGTTTTGGGTGATGTGCTGAATGATGATGAGGATTGAATAAGCCAGGATGAGTCTGTTGAGCAACTTCTGGGTGTCGGTGGCCACAATCGCCACGATGGAAAAATAGGAGATCCCGATCTGGCCCAGAGCAGCCCCCATAAGAAGTACCACATCCAGGCTTCTAGTGGGGTTCTTGACTGTGTCCATTTCTCGCTCTTCCAGTCCATGGATGACTGTGCCCATCAAGCACGCCAGAGTCATGACAGGCAGGATAATCACGTAAAAGCTGTAGTAAAGGGTGAAGTACTGGGGACCAATGGAGGGTCCGCTGGCCTGGATCTGGAAGAGGACAAAGACGCAGATCCCTGCCACCAGAGCCAGGAAGCCCAACAAGGGACCGAAGATGGCGCCGTGGAGGTGAAAGTTGGGCCGGCAGGGCCCGGTTACGTGAGGGGACAGCTTCCGGCCAACGTTCTTCCACATGACGTAGAGAACGGAGCAGCAGATGAGGCTGTACTCGGTGCTGAAGGGGTAGAGCATCAAGTAACCCTTTTGAAAGACTTCACATATCGTTGTATTGAGGCAAAGGCAAGTGTTGGTCTCATTGCCTAGGAAAGGGAGCAGAGAAAGTCACATGAAGCTagtgagagaggaaagaaaggctGAGATAAAGGATGAGCAAGGCAAAGGCAGGCCTGTGTGTGAAAAAGAATGGTCATTTCATGGACTCACAGATGTTTTTTGCTGTAAGAAAACCTGGTAAAAATGTGGGAGAAATGTGGAAATTTTGAAACATCACAGAAATGGTTATCGGGCACATAAAATGTGTAGAGGGAGAAAGtccctttctccatttcataATGTTATTGATTGGACTGAGCTGTTAAATTATAAGCATCATGTCTGCCAGCGACATGGCTCTAACTGGTTGTTGGCTGATCCGCCGCTGACTGCCCCCTCGGCTCTGCAGTCACAGGCAAGAAGTCATGGCCACATCCTCTTGATTCCATCCCTTTTCTTAATTCAACAGAAGAAGAAGGTTCCAGGCAACAACAGATGCTATCCAATCCCACAGCTTCTCTCCTGATCTTCTAAGTGAGGTTTGAGAGTATGGGGTAAAGCTGGAAACTTAAGTGTCCTCAAATACTTTTTTGGGTATGGGGAATTGCTATGTCTTGTTATATACCATCTTCATTTGGAGGTCATATATGTGGTAAAAATGTTTTATCAGAGGATGGTAATTCATATTACAAAAGGGTTTAGTACAatctcaagctttttttttttttaaagatatttaaaaccagattgacttagaaaaacttagaaaagttCTATATTATTTCCATTAAATACCTTGTTTTAAGGTATCttggtggcaaagtggataagtcagaaagattcaccttcctgagttcaaatctagcttcagggactaactaattgtgtgatcatgggcaagtcacttaaccatgtttgcctcagtttcctcatctgtaaaacaagttggaaaaggaaacggcaaatcacttcaatagctttgccatgaaaaccctaaataagatcacgaagagtcagacatgactgaatgacaacaaatcTTACTTCACCTAATTGGTTTATGTGCCCTTGTAAGAGCGCTATGCAGGTTTGAATGTGCGAAAAGTATAAAGCTGATGGATGGGTTTGATCATGTCATGCAGACCTGaacatgtgtgtttgtatgtttgtgCAAGTTTCAGATTTGTAGGCCGGTCTGACGCGACTGGTGAGGCGCTATGTAGGGCCTACTACCCACCCTCTGGGTGGTGAAGTGAAAAAAGTCAGGTCAGAAGGCCTGACTCAGATTTACCCTTAGATgcttactctgggcaagtcacctaaccctgtttgcttcagttttctcagctgtgaaAGGGTATAAGAACAGGTCTACCTCAGAATAACTTTgtgtagatggcacagtgaatagagcactagccctgaagtcaggagaacccgagttcaaatctgacctcagacacttaacacttcctggctgtgtgaccctgggcaagtcacttagccccaattgcctcattaaaaaaaaaaaaaaaaaaaagaataactttgtgagggtcaaatgagataatatattttaaaagcttttagcATAGTTTCTGGTATGGAGTAGATGCTATACAAATGctgatttccttcctttctcttctttctctgaaatctCTTTCCTTTGTCTCTCAGACTACTATTAAAGATTAATTCATTTCAACCCTGaaaactttttagttttcaaaaactTTGACAATGTAAATTCCTCTAGGATGAGGTCCTTCTCAGGAAATAATCTAGCAGAAATGAGCTAACAGACAATTATTTGGGAGCAAAATACTTGCTCCCAAAGGGAGCAAGGACGGGGAAGGTAGAGAATGTAAAGGGCTTCAGGACAGGTGAGCATCAGAGACGAAGTAGAAGTGTGGACACTAAAGAAAAACTTTCCATGTTTTGTTATTCAGATAGATATCCAAATCAATCAGtttatctatctacacacacacacacacacacacacacacacacacgtatgtatatatatacttgcacatatgtatatatttatatttataccagAGTACACACGTCATGcagacatagatatatatattcatgGTGATGCCTGGaaatttttttgaggaaaaatcaaactttttttcagATATTCATATCTCTATTTATATATCCTATGAAGGTATAATTGATGAGGATAGCATATCTATGTGAGCACATAATGATGTGCATGGACAAACcacttttcctcatctataaaaatgattatattagTCTATAAGACTGCTGaagttctcccccccccctttatcTATTATACCATATTCATTTGTGGATTTGTTGTATCAAGGATATGAGGGGCTTACCAGAGAGAAAGGAGTGAGCATCCTTGAACCAgagaatgttagaactagaagacTTAAAGGTCACTTATTCAAACCCTATCAATTTGGAAACTGAACCCCAGAGGGAGTAAGTGGCTACCTCAAGGAAACAGGAGCTAGTGGTTGAGCTGGAACTAGGCTCGAAGCTGGGCTTCCTGCCTTTTGTCCTGGggctctttcccccatcccttcctgcTGCTTTATACCTGTGAGCTTTTCCAGGAAGGCATCCAGTTCAGCCTCGATCTCCCGATGCATGGAATCATTGGTGACTGCCAGGACCCAAAGGAGCAGGTTGGTAGCCATAGTTAGCATCAGTCCACATCTGGGTGGGGAGAGACACGTGATAACTGATCCCTGACCCCAGATTCTGAGCTTGATGTTAGGCCATCCCTCAACTCTTCCCCCCACTGGCCCTGAATGCTCTGCTCCCTTTCCTTGCCCGATTGCTTTCTCCATATGCCCTCGAGGAGCTCTTACATCTACAGTGGGAGCCACAGATATTCAAgtgtggaatatatatatatcaatggttctcaaacttttgttctcactatctttatactatttaaaaaactattgagcatctgtctgaagaatttttgtttatgtgggttatattgatagatatttatcatattagacaaaaattaatttgaatttgcagactttctgaaagggtttcagagaccaccAGAGAATCTCTGGACTTTAGACtttactttgagaaccactgattatatatacatattatatatatataatatatatatatatatatatatatatatatatatagagagagagagagagagagagagagagagagagagacagagagagagacagagagacagagacagagacagagacaccgaggtatatatatatatatatatatatcccaagtGTGGGGAATGTCCAGGGAGAGGCCTACTGAAGCCATTTCTCAGTGAACTCCCCAATTTCTAGAATCAAGATAGATCTTTGAGGTTTCTAGGGATGGAAAGTAGGGTGTGTCAGGAAGATCTCAAGAGACTCAGGGAAGAATGGAAAGGGCCTGGGAAGCCCTTCTCACCTGGTGAGATTCATCTGGACCTGAACACAGTCTTTACTGTGGCTCCATAGCATATAGGTCTGAAAGGAAGAATGACTTCAGCTGATCACAGCTTGTGGTGGTGGGGAGAGGCTGGAAATAAGGGAGTGCAAATTAGTGGGtgtatatgtggatatatttaAGTCTGTGCAGGTCACTGTGTGTGTTTATGAGGTGCCTACATTTAGTTTATGTAAGGGCAagtatatagtaataataataataataactaacatttatatggtgcttactATGCGCTCGATGCTGGGCTAAGCACTtcataattattatatcatttggtcctcacaacaactctgggaggtaggggctattattatccccattttacagatgaggaaactgagacaatcagAGTTTAAATGAGtagcccaagatcatacagctagtgaatgcctgagggccagatttgaattcagtgctCTGAAACACTATCCTTTGCAAACAGTCCTTttaatatattatctcactttatccttaCAAATTGTTCAGTGCGGTAGATGctacattatccccattttatagttggggaaactgaatcTGAGAGAGCACTAAGTGCTCAGATATCTAGCCAGTGGTTGAAGCAGAATCAGAACCCAGGACTTCCTAATTCCTGTTACCAGACATGCCTCTGGGGAAGTGAATAATGAAATGGAAGGTGGTGAATGCCTAAGACTTTGGGGTCCTCCATGCTGGAAATGTCTCAACTCAGCTATGCCAGATTCTAGGACTCCATTCACAGCACTCTGTCCCCTCCCCGCGCCTGTCTATGGGAGGGTGCCGGAATGAATTTCATACTTTTGTAGGTAGGCACCCGAGTGCTGTGTTAAGCTCTAGTAGCTTTAATAACTTAAGACCACACTAAGATTTTTGGTACACCCTATAAAAGTGAGTATTTTTAGGTTTATATTTATAAGGCTGTGTGgttttatatttgtgtatgtgtatatttgtttacatttattttacaaaggGATGGCAATATacataggagtgtgtgtgtgtctaggaGAGCCTGAGTGTATTTGTACCCCAGAGTGTAAGTGTAACATGTAGCTGTATGTGCACGTGAAGGCGTGTTTGGCCAGGATGTTAGACGGGTTAGTGTGGGGGCTTTGTTTGCATGATACTGGAGGCAGGCTGGAAAGGTAGCATCACCTGGAGACTGATGAAGAGCATCTCAATGATGGGGAAGACGAGCTCCACCTCGGACTTGCAGTGGATGTGACTGACCACGTAGCCGATTCGGAAGACATTGAGAAGGATGGTGCAGCTGCCGAACAGCAGCAGGGAGCCTGGCCGGGGTGGAAAGAGCGGGACCTTCTCAGCCCTTTCCCAGGCTCTCCCACCTCCCACCTGCCTCTTCCCGGTCCCTAGCCCCCAGGACCCGGATTCTGCCTTCCTGTTTTTCTGCTGGTGATGACAGAGAATGGCGACCCTGCTTACCCCGAACCCAGACAGGCCCCGCATGGGGGTCCCGGTACAGAACGGCGTGCGGCCGACGGACGGTGTCCGCCACGTAGAAAAGCAGCCAGAGCAGGGCCAGCACCTTAAGCACGGCCAGCAGGATCCAGACGTCTCCCAGGGTGATGGCCACATTGTTGAAGATCATGCTGCAGATGAAGGCTCCCCCCAGGAACACCACGTTGAGCGCCAGGAGCCCGGAAAAGAGCTGGCTGGCCTTCTGCGCTTGTCGGTCTCGCCGGAGGAGCAGGGAGAAGTGCCGCACTAACCATGATTTATCCCTTCTGGGGCCAGGGCCCCccacttccttctccctctccttagCCGTAGTTTCTGGGCTCTCCCGAGGGTCTGGAGAGGGCAGGAAGGGGCAGCGGAGCTTTAATGGGGATATACAACAAGCTCAATTTAACTTTAGATGTGTCCCCAACAATGGCCTGGGCAGCTGTATCAGACTTGCATTCAgattcctctttctgagttcaaatctgacctcagacctcAGATCccgggca includes:
- the OTOP3 gene encoding proton channel OTOP3, producing MTARVPDPRESPETTAKEREKEVGGPGPRRDKSWLVRHFSLLLRRDRQAQKASQLFSGLLALNVVFLGGAFICSMIFNNVAITLGDVWILLAVLKVLALLWLLFYVADTVRRPHAVLYRDPHAGPVWVRGSLLLFGSCTILLNVFRIGYVVSHIHCKSEVELVFPIIEMLFISLQTYMLWSHSKDCVQVQMNLTRCGLMLTMATNLLLWVLAVTNDSMHREIEAELDAFLEKLTGNETNTCLCLNTTICEVFQKGYLMLYPFSTEYSLICCSVLYVMWKNVGRKLSPHVTGPCRPNFHLHGAIFGPLLGFLALVAGICVFVLFQIQASGPSIGPQYFTLYYSFYVIILPVMTLACLMGTVIHGLEEREMDTVKNPTRSLDVVLLMGAALGQIGISYFSIVAIVATDTQKLLNRLILAYSILIIIQHITQNLFIIEGLHRQPLWEGPIQAQGDSIEEGPPGLRRGSMLELGQGLRRASLAYIHNYSHLNWKRRVLKEISIFLIICNITMWIMPAFGTHPEFENGLEKDFYGYRTWFTIVNFGLPLGVFYRMHSVGGLVEVYLGA